Proteins encoded in a region of the Planctomycetota bacterium genome:
- a CDS encoding HIT domain-containing protein, producing MKKPGDVEWLWAPWRGAYLRQASRKEAPETCFFCEYAPRKDLDRDHLVVRRGRRCFLVMNRYPYTSGHLLAAPYAHQGDLALLAPAERRELFDLLLDAKDVLARVLSPDGFNIGINLGRAAGAGVPDHVHFHVVPRWSGDANFMASVGRTKVISQDLHALYEELQRAFRKRR from the coding sequence ACCCGGCGACGTCGAATGGCTCTGGGCCCCCTGGAGGGGCGCCTACCTCCGCCAGGCCTCCCGCAAGGAAGCCCCCGAGACGTGCTTCTTCTGCGAGTATGCCCCCCGGAAGGATCTGGATCGCGACCACCTCGTGGTCCGCCGCGGCCGACGGTGCTTCCTCGTCATGAACCGGTACCCCTACACGAGCGGCCACCTCCTGGCCGCCCCGTACGCCCACCAGGGGGATCTCGCCCTCCTGGCCCCCGCGGAGCGCCGCGAGCTTTTCGATCTTCTCCTGGACGCCAAGGACGTCCTCGCCCGCGTCCTCTCCCCCGACGGCTTCAACATCGGCATCAACCTCGGCCGCGCCGCCGGCGCCGGGGTTCCCGATCACGTCCACTTCCACGTGGTGCCCCGCTGGAGCGGAGACGCGAACTTCATGGCCTCGGTGGGCCGGACGAAGGTGATCTCCCAGGACCTCCACGCCCTTTACGAAGAACTCCAGCGGGCGTTCCGCAAGCGCCGATAA